One Oreochromis niloticus isolate F11D_XX linkage group LG16, O_niloticus_UMD_NMBU, whole genome shotgun sequence genomic window carries:
- the LOC112844127 gene encoding Fc receptor-like B translates to MWADPQSPQWVAQSGPWSTEDDSSAGWTLRRNTNKQQRTQCGDGWGKPAGSSCNISYIDPLESGVYWCESREGPISNMVNLTVTGGSVILQSPVLPVMEGDDVTLLCKTKTTPSNLTAAFYKDGSLIRKQPTGHMTIQHVSRSDEGLYKCDISGHGESPS, encoded by the exons ATGTGGGCAGACCCACAGAGCCCCCAGTGGGTTGCCCAGAGTGGTCCCTGGTCTACT gaggacgacagctctgctggatggactctgaggagaaacacaaacaaacaacagaggacacagtgtggagatgggtgggggaaaccagctggttcttcctgtaacaTCAGCTACATCGACCCACTGGagagtggagtttactggtgtgagtccagagagggtcccatcagtaacatggttaacctgacagtcactg gtggatcagtgatcctgcagagtcctgtcctccctgtgatggagggagatgacgtcactctgctctgtaaaacaaagaccactccctccaacctcacagctgctttctataaagatggctccctcatcaggaagcagcctacaggtcacatgaccatccagcatgtttccaggtctgatgaaggcctctacaagtgtgacatcagcggtcatggagagtctccatcc